TAATACCGAAGTTAGAATTTCGTATGATACTCAGCGCACTAGGCTTCATGCTAAGGCGTATTACTTTGAAAGGGATACTGGCTTTAGCACGGCCTACATCGGGTCGTCAAACCTTAGTAAGGCGGCGTTGAGTGAAGGTACTGAATGGAACATGAAGGTTAGTGAATACACGTCGTTTGATATTATTCAAAAGTTTAGGTATACCTTTGATACCTACTGGAACATGAGCGAGTTTGTCACGTTTGACGGAACTGATGTAGAAGATGTAAAACGTCTTTCAAGGGCGTTAAGCAGTGAAGGATATACTCCTACAACAGAAGCTAGGTTCTTTGATTTAAAAGCCTTTACCTACCAACAAGAAATACTGGATGCGCTTCAAATTGAACGTGAGGTGCATGGATCGTATAAAAACTTAGTCGTTGCTGCGACAGGTACCGGTAAAACGATGGTTGCTGCTTTTGATTTTAAGCAGTTTTATAAGTTGAATCCTAATGCACGCTTACTATTTTTAGCGCATAGAAAAGAAATTTTAGAACAAAGCATAGCATCGTTTAGGGGTGTTTTACGAGATGCGAATTTTGGTGAGTTATGGGTTGGTGGATTTACACCAAGCATTAATGATCATGTTTTTGCTTCGATTCAGACACTGAATAGTAGTGGGAACTATAAAGGGCTGAATGTGGACCATTTTGATTATATTGTTTTGGATGAAACGCACCATGGTGCAGCGGATTCTTATCAGCGGATTACCAATTATTTTAAACCTATGATTTTACTTGGCTTAACGGCAACGCCAGAACGTATGGATGGTAAGTCAATACTTGCTGATTTTAATGACCGAATCGCTTATGAAATTAGGTTAGCTCAAGCGATTGAACAGAATCTGCTTTGTCCTTTTCACTATTTTGGGGTAACGGATACTACGAGCATCAACGATGTGAAATGGCAGGGTGGGCGATATGTTACTAGTGATTTGAGTGTAACGTATATTGCAGACCATGCAAGAAATAGAGCCATACTGAATGCGGTTGATAAATATGTGAGTGATATGAGCACAGTAAAGGGCATTGGGTTCTGTGTTGATCAGAATCATGCCAAGCATATGGCGGATGTATTTAATAAGGCAGGGATTCCTTGTGAATCACTGGATGCAAATTCTAGCAGAGAACAAAGAAGTACGATTCAAAAGCGGTTGAAATCAGGAGAGATCAAGTTTGTTTTTGTTGTAGATTTATATAATGAAGGGGTGGATTTACCCTTTGTTAATACTGTGCTATTTTTACGACCAACTGAATCTGCTACAGTGTTTATTCAACAGCTTGGTCGTGGACTTAGACTGGCTGAAGGCAAAGAAGTTTTAACGGTATTAGACTTTATTGGTCAAGCGCATAAGGAGTATGACTACCGCATGAAGTTTCAAAAGCTAGTCGGTAGAACGAACCATTCTATTAACGATGAGATTGAGCATGGCTTTTCGTCGGTTCCAAGAAACTGTTTTATTCAACTTGAACGGTATGCCAAAGAATACGTATTAAGAAACATTAAAGAGGGCATGACGAATACAAGAAAGCTAAAACAAATGGTACTTGCTTTTAGAACTGATTCTGGACTGGATTTAACAGTAGGCAATTTTTTGAATCACTATGGCCTAGACGCTCAAGAACTTTATAAATATGCGACGTTAACTGAACTTACGACAGATGGATTTGTTGTAGATAATGAGTCAATACTTAGTCGAGCAAATAACTTTAAACTCGTGTTTTCAAGGCTTTGTAAGATCGATGATATTGGCTTACTTAAATTCTTGATTACCTACCTTGCAGCACCGAAAGCGGATGTGACTGAAGTTGAAAAGCGAAAAGTCTTGATGCTTTATTACTCACTATTTAACAGTGAGCCTCCATCTACTTTGCACGCGGCGTTTATGAATATGAAGCAGTATAGTTCAGACCTTTACAGTGAAATGATTGAACTGCTAAAGCATAACCTTGAGATGGCAAAACACATTCCTGTTAACTTAACTATTGCTGAACATGTCTCACTAGAACTACATGCTAACTATACTACCAATCAAGTGCTAGTGGCACTTGGTGACAGCACAACTGAAAAACTGATGCCATTTAGAGAGGGTGTAAAGTTCATTAAGTCGCTTCATTTAGACGTGTTCTTTATCACACTCAATAAGTCAGAAAAGCACTTTAAAGAATCCACGCTTTACGAAGATTATGCTATTAATGAATATCTATTCCACTGGCAATCGCAAAGCAGAACAAGCATTGATAGCCCAACCGGTCAACGGTATGTGAATCAGCGTTCCAATGGGTCTAGGGTTATGCTATTTGTAAGAGAGGCTAAGTCAGATCAGTACGGCATGACCGAAGCCTATACTTGCCTAGGTTTTGCCGACTATGTTAAACATAGTGGTAGTGCTCCGATTAGTATTGAGTATCGGTTGAAGGAGAAGATGCCGATTGGTGTGTTGAGGCAGAGTAATAAGTTTGTGGATATGGGGTAGTCTTAATAGCTAATGGTACTGTGTGAAAGGAGCTAAAATGATCCAACTTAACGATATTTTAAAACTTTCTGATGAAGACCTTAATAGAACAAAGATTAGATTTAATAAAAGAACGGATGGTTTTGATCCGATAGAGCTATTCAAAGCAGGGGATAAAAAGCTTTATGATGGTCAGTTTTGGAATTTTTCGAAAACGAAATCATTTAAGGTAGGTCAACTTGCGATTGGACTTATAAGAATTTTCGATGATAAATGGTTACTGTTTGATATTAGCGAAATTACAAAGGATCTTGATCGACTAAATGATGTTGGTTATGAATATGAAACTTTAGAGCAGTACAAGGGTTACTATGGCAGATTGATTGTAAAATACAAAAACAAGTCACAAAACATGATCAGAAACGCAGCTAGCGTTATCCAAGATTGTTCTGTTTACGAGATTTTACCTGAATACTTTAATGATGATTTCTTTCCAGGTTATGAGAATATAAATCTTACTTGGTATGAGCTAAAAAATATTATTGATAAAAAGGACTGGAAGGCTGCTCTAGAGAATCAGAAAGGTGTTTATCTAATAACTGATACTAGTAACAATAAACGATATGTTGGATCTGCTTATGGTGAGCATATGATTCTTGGCAGATGGAAAGATTATGTACAAACACTTCATGGTGGGAATAAAAAGCTAAAGGAGCTTGATCAGGAATACATTAAACATAATTTTAGGTACTCGCTTTTAGAGATTTATAAGTCTACAACGGAAGACAAAATTATTATCAATAGAGAACACTACTGGATGAATGTACTTTTATCAAGAAATGATGATTTTGGTTATAACAATTAAGGTTAATAACTGAATAACTGCCGATTGCTTGCCTATTAATTGTTTATCGAAACAATATTTGTTTTTATATGTTATGCAAACTAACAGAGACAAATAACTTTGATGGGGATACTTTTATACTTGAGAAAATCATTGCTGTTGACCAGGTGATAGAAATTCCAGAAGGTAGCATACGAATTCTTTCATCTAAAAAGGGGTATCTTAAGGGGCTTATGATCAAAAGTGGTAATACTGCTGAGGAAATAGGTGGCGGTTTATGTCAGTGCACTAATTTGATTAACTGGATGGTGTTACATACACCTCTACAAATAACGGAACATCATCATCACAATGGGGTGGATATGTTTCCTGATTTTAATCGACAAATTCCATTTGGAACTGGTACGTCTATTATGCATAACTATTTAGACTATCAATTTTACAATCCTACTAACAATGCCTTTCAGTTAAGTCTTTGGACTTGTGAAAAGTACTTAAGAGGCGAACTCAGATGTGATACGCCAGTGCCAAGATCTTACCATGTAAAAGAAGATGTATCCTTTTTTATAAAATAAAATGCGGAAATTTTCCGCATAAATGAAGTGAACAGGTATCATTATGACAGAACAACTGGAAAGATGATCGCTAAGGAGTTGATCATCAAAATAGGGCAAAAGTGTTGTAGGATGAAAGTTGTATTTCTGAAGATAAGTTGATTATTTTAGAGCATTCTTAAAGAGTCTACCAGAGTATGGCTACAGACCGCTTACCTGCGATTGCATCGTCAAAGATAAGGCTTCCTTTAGCTTGTGAAAGACCAATACAAACGTGGAGGGGAAGTAAATGTTCTTCTCTTGGGTGACAGTATCTTGCTGATGGCGCTTAGAGGGAATGTCGTGTTGAGTCAATACCCAAAAGGGCAAGTTACATGCATCTACGTATACAGAAAACGACGTCCTGGGTATGGACGTCGTTTTTTTAGACTTTAAACCTTGTGATCATGTTTTGAAGATGCTGTGCCATTTCTGATAGATCTTCGCTCGCGCTTGCGATTTCGATTGCTGATGCGGTTTGTTCTTCAACAGATGCGGATGCCTGTTCGGTGGATGCGGCGTTTTCTTGTGCGATGGCGGAAAGTGCCTCTACTCGGTTAAGTACGATTGCTTTTGAATTTTCCATTCGTTCGCTGCCCTCGCCAACGATTGAAACCATCTTTTCTGTGTTTTGTATGGCTTCTGATATGCTGCTGAAGGTAGATTTTGATAGGGCGACGCTGTGCGCTTGTTCTTTTGTATGTTCGCCTGCCTCTTTCATTTTTTCGACTGCAGTCTGAGAATCCTGATTGAGTTCTTTTAGCATCTCATCGATTGTCGATGTCGTGTTTCTCGATTGCTCTGCAAGTTTTCTTATCTCTTCTGCGACTACTGCGAATCCTCTACCATGTTCACCGGCTCTAGCCGCTTCGATTGAGGCGTTAAGGGCTAACAAGTTGGTCTGATCTGAGATGGAAGTGATCATTTGACTTGCCTCGGCAATTTTTGAAGAACTTTCATTGGTTCTCAAAATGCTTTGGTACACGACTTCTGACGCTTTGCTGTTTTGCTCGGTCTTTTCTGTCAGAGACTCCATGACTTCAAAACCGGTGACAAGCAATTGTCTGATTTCATGTGTGTTTTGCACAAGCAAGTCGACTTGCTCTATGTTATTTTGAATTTCACTGCTTAATTGATTTAGTTCAGTTGCGGCTTCCATTGTATTTTCAGCCTGTTCACCGGCGCCTCTTGCGATTTCACCGATGGTCTGGGCAACTTCACCAGAAGCGTTGGCTGATTGCTGAGAGGTAGCTGTAAGCTCCTCAGAGGTTGCTGAAACCTGTTCTGCGGTGCCGGAGACGCTTACAAGCAGTTCTCTGATGTTGCTACCCATTAGGGTTAGGGAACGTGTCATTTCACCGATTTCATCTTTTCGCTTTTGTGAGAATGCGACCAGCTTGTCTTCTATGGGTCTAAAATCAAGTGCCGCCTGTCTGTCGACTAGTTTAGTCATTTGCACGATGGGTTTTGCGATGGACAGCGCCAGTACGATCGAAACGACGAGTGAAACAATCACAACTGCTATGAGCAGGATCATTAATGCGGACATTAGTGTGGTTACTCCAGCAAACACTTCTTTTTCTGTTGCGGTATTCACTAGATACCAGTTTGTGCCCTCTATTGGTGAGAAGGCATAAAGCAAGGCTTTTCCGTCAAAAGTATAGCTGCCATAACCGGTTTTATCGCTCAATACGTGTTCAAACACTTCGGCAACCGGCACCATGGATTTATCGGATTTTGCTATTTCGATCGGTTGAAATTGCTCCATTACTCTGTTTCGGTCTGGATGGGCAACGGTTACTCCTAAATCATTGATGATATATGCGTAACCCTCATCTCCGTATCCCATATCGTCTGTGATTGCTGCCAGCGCGTTACCGTCACGTCTTGCGATTAGCGCGCCTACGACTTTACCGTTCTTTTGGATTGGCACGGCATACATAAGTACCGCGTCGCCTGTGACTTTACTGATCAGTACGTCGGATACAGACGCTTGACCGGCTAATGCCTTTTTGACGTAGTCTCTTTCAGAAAGGTCTGCGGTTTTGTTTTCGTTCATATACTTGGCTTCACCCTTTAAAGAGACGATTGCCATATCGAGATAGCCCAGTCGTTCGATTTCGCCCTTAATGGAGTTTTTTTGTACTACAAAATCCATGGATTTTGTTCGTTCGCGATTTGCTATTTCTTGAAGTACTAAAAGTCGATCTTTAACGATGATATCAATTTTTTCTGTTCCTAGTTCTGTGATCATTAAAAGTGATTTGTTAGCTTCTACTGTCATCGCATTTTTGCTTATGAGTAGGGAAACCCCACCTGTGACTACTGAAACCAACACTGCAAAGATTGCAATTAGAGCTGTGATCTTTCTTGTTAATCCTTTTTTCATTTTTTTCTCCATTTCAAGTTAAGTTCTAGAATTTTGAATGAAGACTTATGTAATTATGAAAACCGAACGATTCAGCTTATCGTTTTATGGGACACATAAAACCCAGACAAAATCAAAGTAACAAACACAAATCTTATTAGTTGAGGAAATTTCCTCAGTTGTTAAGACACCATAGATTATACTGTTTTAGGAACATATAGTATGAATTTGGGCCGACTCTAACGTAACATAACGAAGATGTTCTTACAATATTTATAAGTGATAAATCTAGGAAGCCACGCCGAAAGAGTTTTGCGTAATTGGCATTAACATTTGATACATATAAAACATACGGGAAAGGAGTGTGTTTTATGAAGATTCTTGTGGATATGATTATTTCGCACTCATAGCACCACTCATTCGCAATTGAGCATCACTAGTCCGCATTTGAGCACATGATGAGTAAGAGCATAGTGCCTCATAAGGGGATTATTGCTGATAAAGTAAAATTAACTGCGAAATGAAGCCTTGTAAAAAACAATTGTAAATGAACTTGACATATCCTACTGCATACATGTTTGATACACTAAAGATATAAATAGTCAGGGAGGATAGTATGACAAATGATATGAGGCAGAAACTTAATAGAACAACTCGTGCCGTTCACCCACATGCCGTATGTCAGTGTCACTCATTTCTCTACGGCACCGTTATACAGTTTGGATAGGCTACACTAAGTTAGACAGATTTCTTAAGGTCATATACAGCTACTCGGTGAGCGGCACCATTATTTCTA
Above is a window of Fusibacter sp. A1 DNA encoding:
- a CDS encoding GIY-YIG nuclease family protein: MIQLNDILKLSDEDLNRTKIRFNKRTDGFDPIELFKAGDKKLYDGQFWNFSKTKSFKVGQLAIGLIRIFDDKWLLFDISEITKDLDRLNDVGYEYETLEQYKGYYGRLIVKYKNKSQNMIRNAASVIQDCSVYEILPEYFNDDFFPGYENINLTWYELKNIIDKKDWKAALENQKGVYLITDTSNNKRYVGSAYGEHMILGRWKDYVQTLHGGNKKLKELDQEYIKHNFRYSLLEIYKSTTEDKIIINREHYWMNVLLSRNDDFGYNN
- a CDS encoding VanW family protein; this translates as MLCKLTETNNFDGDTFILEKIIAVDQVIEIPEGSIRILSSKKGYLKGLMIKSGNTAEEIGGGLCQCTNLINWMVLHTPLQITEHHHHNGVDMFPDFNRQIPFGTGTSIMHNYLDYQFYNPTNNAFQLSLWTCEKYLRGELRCDTPVPRSYHVKEDVSFFIK
- a CDS encoding DUF3427 domain-containing protein; protein product: NTEVRISYDTQRTRLHAKAYYFERDTGFSTAYIGSSNLSKAALSEGTEWNMKVSEYTSFDIIQKFRYTFDTYWNMSEFVTFDGTDVEDVKRLSRALSSEGYTPTTEARFFDLKAFTYQQEILDALQIEREVHGSYKNLVVAATGTGKTMVAAFDFKQFYKLNPNARLLFLAHRKEILEQSIASFRGVLRDANFGELWVGGFTPSINDHVFASIQTLNSSGNYKGLNVDHFDYIVLDETHHGAADSYQRITNYFKPMILLGLTATPERMDGKSILADFNDRIAYEIRLAQAIEQNLLCPFHYFGVTDTTSINDVKWQGGRYVTSDLSVTYIADHARNRAILNAVDKYVSDMSTVKGIGFCVDQNHAKHMADVFNKAGIPCESLDANSSREQRSTIQKRLKSGEIKFVFVVDLYNEGVDLPFVNTVLFLRPTESATVFIQQLGRGLRLAEGKEVLTVLDFIGQAHKEYDYRMKFQKLVGRTNHSINDEIEHGFSSVPRNCFIQLERYAKEYVLRNIKEGMTNTRKLKQMVLAFRTDSGLDLTVGNFLNHYGLDAQELYKYATLTELTTDGFVVDNESILSRANNFKLVFSRLCKIDDIGLLKFLITYLAAPKADVTEVEKRKVLMLYYSLFNSEPPSTLHAAFMNMKQYSSDLYSEMIELLKHNLEMAKHIPVNLTIAEHVSLELHANYTTNQVLVALGDSTTEKLMPFREGVKFIKSLHLDVFFITLNKSEKHFKESTLYEDYAINEYLFHWQSQSRTSIDSPTGQRYVNQRSNGSRVMLFVREAKSDQYGMTEAYTCLGFADYVKHSGSAPISIEYRLKEKMPIGVLRQSNKFVDMG
- a CDS encoding methyl-accepting chemotaxis protein, with amino-acid sequence MKKGLTRKITALIAIFAVLVSVVTGGVSLLISKNAMTVEANKSLLMITELGTEKIDIIVKDRLLVLQEIANRERTKSMDFVVQKNSIKGEIERLGYLDMAIVSLKGEAKYMNENKTADLSERDYVKKALAGQASVSDVLISKVTGDAVLMYAVPIQKNGKVVGALIARRDGNALAAITDDMGYGDEGYAYIINDLGVTVAHPDRNRVMEQFQPIEIAKSDKSMVPVAEVFEHVLSDKTGYGSYTFDGKALLYAFSPIEGTNWYLVNTATEKEVFAGVTTLMSALMILLIAVVIVSLVVSIVLALSIAKPIVQMTKLVDRQAALDFRPIEDKLVAFSQKRKDEIGEMTRSLTLMGSNIRELLVSVSGTAEQVSATSEELTATSQQSANASGEVAQTIGEIARGAGEQAENTMEAATELNQLSSEIQNNIEQVDLLVQNTHEIRQLLVTGFEVMESLTEKTEQNSKASEVVYQSILRTNESSSKIAEASQMITSISDQTNLLALNASIEAARAGEHGRGFAVVAEEIRKLAEQSRNTTSTIDEMLKELNQDSQTAVEKMKEAGEHTKEQAHSVALSKSTFSSISEAIQNTEKMVSIVGEGSERMENSKAIVLNRVEALSAIAQENAASTEQASASVEEQTASAIEIASASEDLSEMAQHLQNMITRFKV